From the Phoenix dactylifera cultivar Barhee BC4 chromosome 10, palm_55x_up_171113_PBpolish2nd_filt_p, whole genome shotgun sequence genome, one window contains:
- the LOC103703259 gene encoding FHA domain-containing protein PS1-like, with the protein MADKKENQEEKEIKIPVFSVLKKGIVLKNIILNSPPPEPIPSVLKSRENGDASNQEGEPIIFGRHPDCHIVLDHPSISRFHLEARAIPLMQKLSVTDRSSVHGTWVSGTKIPPNVPMELVEGDTVRLGASTREYRLQWVPLSRAFEMENPLSPLLEEKEETHQEDKPGQLITDPYELWDTEIPSAPPMPDCMNPSPSDVPFSLPVEGEEQKPERRGSMEENSSSFSSVAPLQESVGSSFPREQEIGYPERGHPSPMGSKKRASSLLSRRSKSKTVSFLRIHTGRSRENISNMSSDAEVEVGVKKENGALSERSKKEEAIRRDLPDNLGGKEEEKEAAAAAAEEEESFGLDKENMTPKGSISRKLKSRRPDLRESSTLVTTYLNMEEDVFHSDMEYWRPEVLRDLKLNEPTYENVVKSERDEEMFGSDKENLTPSISSGRMIKERSYKMLQRSSFNTIAASNVVEGVFDSDKENRTPEIPREMKPEKPSFGRHIKTEDEEDEAFPSDKENLTPQGSFSLKAKEISSKSSARIGREMMRKGVDRMPLQLLFENYSSTKSSYVNDAQTAPSDGNCTSVNHTEGIGDEMNICSIQSMDREREEKKIWNMVVDTSCFLDDESRRSLQLLEGLKGTHLIIPRIVIRELDSLKRRESLFRKSTKASSVLQWIEDCMVHTSWWIHVQNSMEIMPVAPTPPASPQSQLGNGSSDFGAGASNSIAFSAWGSLMEIVSPTAEDHILDCAILFKKIKDGQFVLLSNSVTLKIKAMAEGLICESPKEFRESLVNPFSKRFLWVDSSPRGSTWSCSDETGLVENYYHQRPTVRKAVKAAEAVKGLKLILLHNSHYGQTNSVK; encoded by the exons ATGGCTGATAAGAAGGAGAatcaagaagagaaagagatcaAGATCCCTGTCTTCTCTGTTCTCAAGAAGGGCATCGTCCTCAAGAATATCATCCTCAACAGCCCGCCACCCGAACCAATCCCCTCGGTCTTGAAATCTCGTGAAAACGGCGATGCCTCCAACCAGGAAGGGGAGCCCATAATTTTTGGCCGACATCCAGACTGCCACATCGTGCTCGACCACCCGAGCATCAGCCGTTTCCACCTCGAGGCCCGTGCAATTCCATTGATGCAGAAGCTCTCAGTTACCGATCGTTCTTCGG TTCATGGGACTTGGGTCTCGGGGACCAAGATCCCACCAAATGTGCCTATGGAACTAGTGGAGGGAGACACGGTGAGGCTTGGTGCTTCAACCAGGGAATACAGGCTTCAATGGGTTCCTCTGAGCCGTGCTTTTGAAATGGAAAACCCTTTGTCTCCGCTGctcgaagagaaggaagaaactcATCAG GAGGATAAACCTGGGCAGCTGATCACTGATCCATATGAACTATGGGATACAGAGATCCCTTCAGCACCTCCCATGCCAGACTGCATGAACCCTTCACCTTCTGATGTACCATTTTCATTGCCAGTCGAAGGAGAAGAACAGAAACCAGAAAGAAGAGGGTCGATGGAGGAGAACTCCTCGAGCTTCTCTTCGGTTGCTCCACTGCAAGAATCTGTGGGTTCTTCATTTCCCAGGGAGCAAGAGATTGGGTACCCAGAAAGAGGGCATCCAAGCCCGATGGGATCCAAGAAGCGGGCATCAAGCCTCTTGTCAAGGAGGAGCAAATCTAAAACTGTTAGCTTTCTTCGCATACATACCGGGAGGAGTAGAGAAAATATTAGCAACATGAGCTCTGATGCAGAGGTGGAAGTGGGAGTCAAGAAAGAGAATGGAGCACTTTCTGAAAGGAGCAAGAAAGAGGAAGCAATCCGTAGGGATTTGCCTGACAATTTGGGtggaaaagaggaggagaaagaagcagcagcagcagcagcagaagaagaagaaagttttgGACTGGATAAGGAGAATATGACCCCAAAGGGTTCCATTAGTCGAAAGTTGAAGAGCAGGCGCCCAGATTTACGGGAATCATCTACGCTTGTTACTACATATTTGAATATGGAAGAAGATGTGTTTCATTCAGATATGGAGTATTGGAGACCTGAAGTTCTTAGGGACCTGAAGCTGAATGAGCCCACCTATGAGAATGTGGTGAAGAGCGAAAGGGACGAAGAGATGTTTGGTTCAGATAAGGAGAATTTGACACCAAGTATCTCTTCCGGTCGGATGATAAAAGAAAGGAGCTACAAAATGCTGCAGAGATCATCTTTCAACACCATTGCAGCTTCAAATGTGGTCGAAGGTGTGTTTGATTCAGACAAAGAAAATAGGACACCTGAAATTCCTCGAGAGATGAAGCCAGAAAAACCCAGCTTTGGACGTCACATAAAGACtgaagatgaagaggatgaagCATTTCCTTCAGATAAAGAGAACTTGACACCTCAAGGCTCATTCTCTCTGAAGGCAAAGGAAATTTCCTCCAAAAGCAGTGCTAGAATTGGAAGAGAGATGATGAGGAAAGGGGTTGATAGGATGCCACTTCAGCTACTGTTCGAGAATTATAGTTCGACAAAAAGCAGTTATGTCAATGATGCCCAAACGGCCCCCAGTGATGGTAACTGCACTTCCGTCAACCATACTGAAGGAATTGGAGATGAAATGAATATCTGTTCT ATCCAATCCATGGAtagggaaagagaggagaagaagatatGGAACATGGTGGTGGATACGAGTTGTTTCCTGGATGATGAATCAAGAAGGTCTCTGCAGCTATTAGAGGGCCTAAAAGGGACTCATCTCATCATTCCAAGGATTG tTATAAGGGAACTCGACAGCCTGAAACGGCGTGAGAGCCTCTTCAGGAAGTCCACAAAGGCTTCTTCAGTATTGCAGTGGATAGAGGATTGTATGGTGCATACAAGTTGGTGGATTCATGTCCAGAACTCAATGGAGATTATGCCAGTGGCACCAACTCCCCCCGCTTCTCCTCAATCACAATTAGGCAATGGAAGTAGCGACTTCGGTGCTGGTGCCTCAAATTCCATTGCTTTCTCTGCATGGGGAAGTTTGATGGAGATTGTTTCTCCGACAGCTGAAGACCATATCCTTGATTGCGCAATCCTgttcaagaaaataaaagatggACAGTTTGTCCTTTTATCTAACAGTGTCACACTAAAAATTAAAGCCATGGCAGAG GGGCTGATTTGCGAGTCGCCAAAGGAATTCCGTGAGAGCCTTGTGAACCCATTTTCAAAGAGATTTCTGTGGGTGGACAGCAGCCCGAGAGGATCTACTTGGTCTTGCTCAGACGAGACAGGCCTAGTGGAGAACTATTACCACCAACGCCCAACCGTGAGAAAGGCAGTGAAGGCAGCTGAGGCTGTCAAAGGATTGAAACTTATATTGCTGCATAATTCTCATTATGGACAGACCAACTCGGTCAAGTAA
- the LOC103703258 gene encoding subtilisin-like protease Glyma18g48580: MEGARFTIFFLFSISLFSVLKAKDEAAMTADIYIVVVEKPESIQLEVSYLKTLSAALGSNEAAKKALIYSYKTVTYGFAAWLTQKQAFEISKQPGVLLVMIDKKYNLFPAPVGPQHAPVGPRHAGLA, translated from the exons ATGGAGGGAGCTCgcttcaccatcttcttcttgttctcaaTCTCATTGTTCTCTGTTTTGAAGGCCAAGGATGAGGCGGCGATGACCGCCGACATCTACATCGTCGTGGTCGAGAAGCCAGAAAGCATCCAGCTGGAGGTCTCCTACCTCAAAACCCTCTCTGCTGCCCTTGGCAG CAACGAGGCTGCGAAGAAGGCCTTGATCTATAGTTACAAGACTGTCACCTATGGTTTCGCTGCCTGGCTCACCCAAAAACAGGCATTCGAGATTTCGA AGCAACCTGGTGTTCTTCTGGTCATGATCGACAAGAAATACAACCTCTTTCCAGCACCTGTGGGACCTCAGCATGCACCTGTGGGACCTCGGCATGCAGGACTTGCCTGA